From a single Shewanella donghaensis genomic region:
- a CDS encoding RNA polymerase sigma factor FliA: MQSGQLAYQAASDGENVNRLTEAQVMKQYLPLVKKSVSHLRTHCGAALAIEDMEQIGLMALLESARRYPGEYDNGFLSYAGQRIRGAILDELRRQDWRPRPVRQQAHELNDTVRKLIRELGREPTDMEVAATLDLSKEQYRERLFATQSESMKSLDEMLNDGINFKDKSCFIEQITNKDTLFKAISKLNKREQVILSLYYQHELNLKEIAATLGLTETRICQLHKQTIINLQQIYQQWER, encoded by the coding sequence ATGCAATCAGGCCAACTCGCTTACCAAGCCGCCTCTGACGGAGAAAATGTTAATCGCCTTACAGAAGCTCAGGTGATGAAACAATATTTACCGCTAGTAAAAAAGTCAGTATCACACCTAAGGACTCATTGTGGAGCTGCGCTGGCAATTGAAGATATGGAACAAATAGGCTTAATGGCGCTACTCGAGTCGGCTAGGCGTTACCCTGGCGAATATGACAATGGTTTTCTCTCATATGCTGGTCAGCGGATCCGTGGCGCAATTCTCGATGAATTACGCCGTCAAGATTGGCGGCCTCGACCTGTGAGACAGCAAGCCCATGAGCTCAATGACACGGTGCGTAAACTCATTAGAGAGTTAGGACGTGAGCCCACCGATATGGAAGTGGCTGCGACTTTAGATTTATCAAAAGAGCAATATCGCGAACGATTGTTTGCGACACAATCAGAATCAATGAAAAGCCTTGATGAAATGCTCAATGATGGCATTAATTTCAAAGATAAAAGCTGCTTTATCGAACAAATAACCAATAAAGACACATTATTCAAAGCTATTTCAAAATTAAACAAAAGAGAACAGGTAATTCTGTCGCTTTACTATCAGCATGAACTTAATTTAAAAGAGATCGCTGCCACCTTAGGGTTGACTGAAACGCGAATATGCCAGCTGCATAAGCAAACGATAATCA
- a CDS encoding flagellar basal body-associated FliL family protein has protein sequence MAIGKNKLSKIIGFAILFCTWSAGVFWMGWKSPEMIGAPFSVYQPAPKPASFFPLDKFVFSIQGTNNSHYLLLELALKSRSKDAETTIKNADSLIKNALMKMFSEKSHQQLITGNQLDPLQIEALELLTAVLSENDFNIELEDVLFTKMVIQ, from the coding sequence ATGGCTATTGGTAAAAACAAACTTAGTAAAATTATCGGCTTCGCCATTCTATTTTGTACTTGGTCTGCTGGTGTTTTTTGGATGGGATGGAAATCTCCAGAAATGATAGGAGCCCCATTCTCTGTTTATCAACCCGCGCCTAAACCAGCCAGTTTTTTCCCATTGGATAAATTTGTGTTCTCTATTCAAGGCACGAATAACTCACATTATTTGTTATTGGAACTAGCCTTAAAAAGTCGATCTAAAGATGCTGAAACTACGATTAAAAATGCTGATTCCTTGATTAAAAATGCCTTGATGAAAATGTTTTCAGAGAAGAGTCACCAGCAACTGATCACCGGTAACCAATTGGATCCGTTACAAATAGAAGCCCTAGAATTACTCACTGCCGTTTTGAGTGAGAACGACTTCAACATCGAACTCGAAGACGTCCTGTTCACCAAAATGGTTATCCAGTAG
- a CDS encoding flagellar hook-length control protein FliK, with translation MINNLTGLGSLNGSMSVQASSKQHSSFDNNAEEQAFMGFVMPDIANNVPLLNQNTVTTHQQGPNHQGAHIQSDHHSAVANSILVSQLPANLQTELKQLPQLSTQLTHDTQGQLHFQLPADVMAKSLSTEAASLIQQQAGQVDKPAALPVMPTAPVYQQALMPATSPQQTAAIQPQTYNPSLKHFSENQPQNANFTPNQFNSQFTTSALGNTEVANSELDSINQVIQQLTTAANKSPSSVSQWGPVSVTQSAPLLHQAHEMMSPLREQLRFQIDQQIKQAELRLDPPELGKVELNIRLDGDRLHVQMHAANPAVRDALLMGLDRLRMELEMDHGGQVDVDVDVDVDISQQQPGQDAQKQQHNIQPELHIAPQANEQVHTAAKNQQDQVDLLA, from the coding sequence ATGATAAATAATCTTACAGGTTTGGGCAGCCTGAATGGCTCAATGAGTGTTCAAGCTAGTAGTAAGCAACATAGCAGCTTTGATAATAATGCTGAAGAGCAAGCGTTTATGGGCTTTGTGATGCCTGACATTGCCAATAACGTCCCATTATTAAACCAAAATACTGTTACGACCCATCAACAGGGTCCTAATCATCAAGGTGCTCATATTCAAAGTGATCATCACAGTGCTGTAGCAAACAGTATTCTTGTCAGTCAACTGCCAGCCAATTTGCAGACTGAATTAAAACAGTTGCCACAATTAAGCACACAGTTAACCCATGATACCCAGGGACAGCTGCATTTTCAGCTACCTGCTGATGTGATGGCGAAATCATTAAGCACTGAAGCGGCGTCGTTAATTCAGCAGCAGGCTGGCCAGGTAGATAAACCTGCCGCACTGCCTGTAATGCCGACAGCACCTGTTTACCAGCAAGCGTTGATGCCAGCCACATCGCCTCAGCAAACTGCAGCCATACAGCCCCAAACCTATAACCCTAGCTTGAAACATTTCTCGGAAAATCAGCCACAGAACGCTAATTTCACACCTAACCAATTCAATAGCCAGTTTACGACTAGCGCCCTTGGCAATACTGAAGTGGCCAATAGTGAACTTGATAGTATCAATCAAGTGATCCAGCAGCTCACCACAGCGGCCAATAAAAGCCCAAGCAGTGTTAGCCAATGGGGCCCTGTTTCAGTCACGCAATCAGCGCCATTATTACACCAGGCCCACGAAATGATGTCGCCGTTAAGGGAGCAATTGCGCTTTCAAATCGATCAGCAAATTAAACAGGCTGAACTGCGATTAGATCCGCCAGAGCTTGGCAAGGTTGAACTGAATATTCGACTTGATGGTGACCGCCTGCATGTGCAAATGCATGCTGCTAACCCCGCAGTTAGAGATGCGCTACTTATGGGGCTAGACCGCCTTCGTATGGAGCTTGAAATGGACCATGGTGGCCAGGTTGATGTTGATGTTGATGTTGATGTTGATATTAGTCAGCAACAACCTGGGCAAGATGCTCAAAAACAACAGCACAATATCCAGCCCGAATTGCACATTGCACCTCAAGCAAATGAGCAAGTACATACCGCAGCAAAGAATCAACAAGACCAGGTAGATTTACTCGCCTAA
- the fliS gene encoding flagellar export chaperone FliS: MLNEYDPFNAYKQTTLDARVAAANPHEMVRMLLDGLLEEIERSGGFMERRSFEDKGKSINKCLNIIHGLDSMLDLENGGEIATTLNRLYDFCSRQMITASVQNSIAELTPVIKVITDVRAGWSNLN; the protein is encoded by the coding sequence ATGTTGAATGAATACGATCCTTTCAATGCCTACAAGCAAACCACACTTGACGCTCGCGTAGCCGCAGCAAACCCGCACGAAATGGTACGAATGCTACTTGATGGTCTGTTGGAAGAAATTGAACGAAGCGGTGGTTTTATGGAGCGTCGTAGCTTTGAGGATAAAGGCAAGAGTATCAATAAGTGCCTCAACATTATTCATGGTTTAGATTCAATGCTCGATCTTGAAAACGGTGGCGAAATCGCCACCACACTCAATCGTTTATATGATTTTTGCAGCCGTCAAATGATCACTGCAAGCGTTCAAAATAGTATCGCAGAACTCACCCCCGTTATTAAGGTAATTACCGATGTCCGAGCAGGCTGGAGCAACCTCAACTAA
- the fliD gene encoding flagellar filament capping protein FliD, with protein MISGMSAASFAEQLVAAERMGKDILYKTNLDNSKAQIDAYKILESTLNKMTSNLDNLKGDAFDGKSTEISDDSAIITVDNDAPSGVYDLYVKQIAQAHQVSKSFDSEDSILPTSGVLSIDVGGDTIEIDMAELNATGTRTVGDLRDAINKHPDNPGVQASLVRTGGQVELLLTSKETGAASAIDVKMDGQDWGTQERTKAQDAEFTLNGIQITSSSNYLENVIDGVNIELKKVHQVGESATITIATDITGTEKAVNDFVDSFNELMTQLDQLTRSMGSSVLDDINNDKDKDDDDDEDDDDHSSITEDQIGILKGDSSLRMLQSNIRAAIFEPAPNGMRLSDIGIEMGRDGKLSVNDDKLSQAIKSDPDAVKEMFTADGGYISRMDAIIDPYTKSNGYIDLKQKNLDSKVTQIEDNMSRHDTLMEQRYQIYLGQFTAMETTISQLSAASALF; from the coding sequence ATGATTTCAGGTATGAGTGCCGCCTCATTTGCCGAACAATTAGTTGCTGCAGAGCGAATGGGGAAAGATATCCTCTATAAAACTAATTTAGATAACAGCAAAGCACAAATTGATGCTTATAAAATTCTTGAAAGCACCTTGAACAAGATGACCAGTAATCTGGACAACTTAAAAGGGGATGCCTTTGATGGGAAAAGCACCGAAATTAGTGATGATAGTGCCATCATTACCGTTGATAACGATGCCCCTTCTGGAGTCTATGACTTATACGTTAAGCAAATAGCCCAGGCCCATCAAGTCAGTAAGTCCTTTGACAGTGAAGATTCAATACTGCCAACCTCAGGTGTATTGAGCATTGATGTGGGCGGCGACACCATTGAAATCGATATGGCCGAGCTTAATGCCACAGGCACCCGCACGGTTGGCGATCTTCGTGATGCTATTAATAAACATCCAGATAACCCAGGTGTGCAAGCTTCTTTAGTGAGAACTGGTGGCCAAGTTGAGTTACTGCTGACCTCTAAAGAGACCGGCGCGGCAAGCGCTATTGATGTGAAAATGGATGGTCAGGATTGGGGCACACAGGAGCGAACTAAAGCTCAGGATGCTGAGTTCACCCTCAACGGCATTCAAATTACCAGCAGCTCAAATTACCTAGAAAATGTCATAGATGGCGTCAATATAGAACTTAAAAAAGTTCATCAAGTGGGCGAAAGCGCCACTATTACAATCGCTACAGATATCACTGGTACTGAAAAAGCCGTCAATGACTTTGTTGATTCATTTAATGAATTAATGACCCAGTTAGATCAACTAACACGCTCTATGGGTAGTTCGGTTTTAGACGATATCAACAATGATAAAGACAAAGACGATGATGACGACGAAGACGATGATGATCATTCGTCCATTACCGAAGATCAAATCGGCATTTTAAAAGGTGACTCAAGCCTGCGGATGCTGCAAAGCAATATTCGGGCGGCTATTTTTGAACCCGCACCTAATGGCATGCGCCTATCTGACATCGGCATCGAAATGGGCCGTGATGGCAAGCTTTCAGTTAATGATGACAAACTTAGTCAGGCCATTAAAAGCGATCCTGATGCCGTTAAAGAAATGTTTACCGCTGACGGTGGCTATATCAGCCGTATGGACGCCATTATTGACCCATATACCAAGTCAAATGGTTACATCGATTTAAAGCAGAAAAACCTCGATTCCAAAGTCACCCAAATTGAAGACAACATGTCTCGCCACGACACCTTAATGGAACAGCGCTACCAAATCTATTTGGGTCAATTCACCGCCATGGAAACCACCATTAGTCAGCTTAGTGCGGCTAGTGCACTGTTTTAA
- a CDS encoding flagellin N-terminal helical domain-containing protein, translated as MLSVHTNYASIVAQNSVAKSNDLMTNAMERLSTGLRINSSADDAAGLQIATRLNSNVTGMEQASRNINDATSMLQTADGALEELTNITMRQQELATQAANGVNSTEDLEALENEYNSLNTEMTRIIENTEFAGNNLFDDTDGALVNGVTFQIGASSNEVLDVQINGGYTIADVSWSDDTDDATATMDAVKDLTQAVGVDRSNLGANINSLGHTAANLANVTENTKAAAGRIMDADFAVESANMTKNQLLVQAGTTVLANANQNTGLVMSLLR; from the coding sequence ATGTTATCAGTTCATACAAACTATGCTTCAATCGTCGCGCAAAATTCTGTTGCAAAAAGCAATGATCTAATGACTAACGCTATGGAGCGTTTGTCTACTGGTCTTCGTATTAACAGCTCAGCTGATGATGCTGCAGGTCTTCAAATTGCGACTCGCTTAAACTCTAACGTCACCGGTATGGAGCAAGCTAGCCGTAACATTAACGACGCAACGTCTATGTTACAGACCGCTGATGGCGCGCTAGAAGAATTGACTAACATCACCATGCGTCAGCAAGAGCTTGCTACCCAAGCAGCCAACGGCGTTAACTCAACAGAAGATCTAGAAGCACTAGAAAATGAATATAATTCATTGAATACAGAAATGACCCGAATCATTGAAAATACTGAATTTGCTGGCAATAACTTATTTGATGATACTGATGGTGCATTAGTGAATGGTGTTACATTTCAAATCGGTGCAAGTAGTAACGAAGTGCTAGATGTTCAAATTAACGGCGGTTACACAATTGCTGATGTTAGCTGGAGTGATGATACTGACGATGCAACTGCAACAATGGATGCTGTTAAAGACTTAACCCAAGCAGTAGGTGTAGATCGTTCAAACTTAGGTGCTAACATTAACAGCCTTGGTCATACGGCAGCTAACCTAGCTAACGTGACTGAAAACACTAAAGCTGCTGCGGGTCGCATCATGGATGCCGATTTCGCCGTTGAATCAGCTAACATGACTAAAAACCAACTACTCGTTCAAGCAGGTACCACGGTATTGGCTAATGCTAACCAGAACACTGGTTTAGTGATGAGCTTATTACGTTAA
- the flgL gene encoding flagellar hook-associated protein FlgL, which yields MRVSTMNMYSSSLLSMQHLTSDVARVSQQMATGKSILRPSDDPIGAAKVVTTQRDLAATTQYLKNTESLSSSLDRAETYLSSMVNLQSRMREITIGANNGALSPEDRAAYAAELSELLESFVGVVNAKDDSGNYIFSGNETGTAPVGIDADGNYFYQGDDGHREVQISGSSWMTGNVTANEFLFSSDGTDILNQTKQFIDVLNDPSLSPGDPAFSQAADDMMQALDDSLASISSAINDIGGKQNALGLMQTSHNERMLFSQEVIGETEGLDYAQATAEFNLKLTTLKVTQQSFVQVSQLSLFNHM from the coding sequence ATGCGCGTTAGCACCATGAATATGTACAGCAGTAGCTTGTTGAGCATGCAACATTTGACCAGTGATGTGGCCAGAGTCAGCCAACAAATGGCCACCGGCAAATCCATTCTGCGACCTTCAGATGACCCCATTGGCGCCGCAAAAGTGGTCACCACTCAGCGTGACTTAGCCGCCACCACCCAGTACTTAAAAAATACTGAGTCGTTAAGTAGCAGCCTTGATCGCGCAGAAACCTACCTGTCGAGCATGGTCAACCTGCAGTCTAGAATGCGTGAAATTACCATTGGCGCCAATAATGGTGCATTGTCACCAGAAGATAGAGCCGCCTATGCTGCTGAGTTAAGCGAGCTGTTGGAATCTTTTGTGGGCGTGGTAAATGCCAAAGATGATAGCGGTAATTACATCTTCTCAGGCAATGAAACAGGCACTGCACCAGTGGGCATTGATGCTGACGGAAATTACTTCTACCAGGGCGATGATGGTCACCGTGAAGTGCAGATTTCAGGTTCATCATGGATGACAGGTAACGTGACCGCCAATGAGTTTTTATTCTCATCAGATGGCACTGATATCTTAAACCAAACCAAGCAATTTATTGATGTCCTTAACGACCCAAGCCTTTCACCCGGTGATCCTGCGTTTTCACAAGCGGCAGATGACATGATGCAGGCACTTGATGACTCATTAGCCAGTATCAGTAGCGCGATTAATGATATCGGTGGTAAGCAAAACGCCCTTGGTTTAATGCAAACCAGCCACAATGAGCGCATGTTATTTAGCCAGGAGGTCATTGGTGAGACTGAAGGTTTAGATTACGCCCAAGCAACTGCAGAATTTAATTTGAAATTGACCACATTAAAAGTGACTCAACAATCATTTGTACAGGTAAGTCAGTTATCATTGTTCAACCATATGTAA
- the flgK gene encoding flagellar hook-associated protein FlgK produces the protein MSMLNIGMSGINASMAALNATSNNIANAMVPGYSRQQVMLSTVGNNVYGGGEGVMVDGVRRISDQYEVAQLWNTTSDVGFANVQASYYTQAEQIFGSEGNSIAAGLDLLYASLNAAMEQPNDVALRQGVLNESRALTQRFNSISDGLDSQMRQVEGQIGASVKEVNALLGTIASFNAEIQSAGNNPPLSLLDARDAAIDDLAVIVDIRVVEDSQGMKNISLAQGQPLVAGTKSSTLTTSPDPNNPKATQVTIQFGQSSFPMDASAGGSFGALLDYRDNSLTESAAFINELAKTFADEFNAILREGTDLDGNSPDMDLFTYDPSNPAGTLKVSSGFTAEMLAFGKDGTPGDNENLKDLVELANTEFTFDSMGITTTMGDVFASKIGQLGSASRQAQMSQDTAVKLQMEAQSQWASTSGVSMDEEGVNLIIYQQCYQANAKVISASDQLFQTLLHSI, from the coding sequence ATGAGCATGCTCAATATTGGTATGTCAGGCATTAATGCCAGTATGGCGGCGTTAAATGCCACATCAAATAACATTGCTAATGCAATGGTACCTGGCTATTCACGCCAACAAGTTATGCTAAGTACTGTCGGTAATAACGTATACGGCGGTGGTGAAGGCGTGATGGTTGATGGTGTCCGTCGCATCTCAGATCAATATGAAGTCGCCCAACTATGGAATACCACCAGTGATGTGGGTTTCGCGAATGTTCAAGCCAGCTATTATACCCAGGCAGAGCAAATTTTTGGCTCAGAAGGCAACAGTATTGCTGCGGGTTTAGACTTACTATACGCCTCATTAAACGCAGCAATGGAGCAACCCAATGATGTTGCTCTGCGCCAGGGGGTGCTCAACGAGTCCCGCGCATTAACCCAACGCTTTAACTCCATCAGCGATGGTCTTGACTCACAGATGAGACAAGTTGAAGGCCAAATTGGCGCCTCGGTGAAAGAAGTTAACGCTCTACTAGGTACCATTGCTAGCTTCAATGCTGAAATACAATCAGCAGGCAATAACCCGCCATTATCCTTGCTTGATGCCCGCGATGCCGCCATTGACGATTTAGCCGTCATTGTAGATATTCGAGTGGTTGAAGACTCCCAGGGAATGAAAAACATTTCCCTTGCTCAGGGTCAGCCATTAGTTGCCGGCACAAAATCGTCAACCTTAACCACCTCGCCGGATCCTAACAACCCAAAAGCGACTCAGGTCACCATTCAATTTGGACAGTCAAGCTTCCCGATGGATGCAAGCGCTGGTGGCAGTTTCGGTGCTTTACTGGATTATCGCGATAATAGCTTGACGGAATCAGCTGCATTTATAAATGAACTGGCAAAAACCTTTGCCGATGAGTTTAATGCCATTTTACGTGAAGGTACCGATTTAGATGGTAATAGTCCTGATATGGACTTATTCACCTATGACCCATCAAACCCCGCAGGCACCTTAAAAGTCAGCAGCGGCTTTACCGCAGAAATGCTCGCATTTGGTAAAGATGGTACCCCAGGAGATAACGAAAACTTAAAAGATTTGGTTGAGCTTGCCAATACTGAATTCACTTTTGACTCCATGGGTATCACCACCACCATGGGCGATGTGTTTGCCAGTAAAATTGGTCAATTAGGCTCAGCCTCGCGCCAAGCGCAAATGTCCCAAGACACCGCAGTAAAATTACAGATGGAAGCGCAGTCACAATGGGCAAGCACCAGTGGCGTCAGTATGGATGAAGAAGGGGTTAACTTGATTATTTATCAGCAATGCTATCAAGCCAACGCCAAGGTCATCTCAGCATCTGATCAGCTATTCCAAACCTTGCTACATTCAATCTAA
- a CDS encoding rod-binding protein, with protein sequence MKIENNHGYLNNLNAAEMIEANGEHGALEMVSQQFEAQFLQTVLKQMRSASDVMADEDSPFSSKNDGMYRDWHDAELAGRLSQLQTTGLASVMTKQLSAALQSPADVVASNNHTETAVHHTHHVAENAVKNTVNNRPASPVANTTAMQAALHIPVMTKSIK encoded by the coding sequence ATGAAAATAGAAAATAACCACGGTTATTTAAATAACCTCAATGCTGCAGAAATGATTGAAGCCAATGGTGAACATGGCGCACTTGAAATGGTCAGCCAGCAATTTGAAGCGCAGTTTTTACAAACTGTGCTCAAACAAATGCGCTCGGCATCGGATGTAATGGCAGACGAAGACAGTCCATTTTCATCAAAAAATGATGGCATGTACCGTGACTGGCATGATGCAGAATTAGCTGGACGTTTAAGCCAATTACAAACCACAGGACTTGCCAGTGTGATGACCAAACAATTATCAGCTGCGCTTCAGTCACCGGCTGATGTTGTCGCTTCTAATAATCACACTGAGACAGCAGTTCATCACACTCATCACGTGGCTGAAAACGCTGTAAAAAATACAGTCAATAATCGCCCAGCAAGCCCAGTGGCAAACACCACTGCAATGCAAGCGGCGCTACATATTCCAGTGATGACCAAGTCTATAAAATAG
- a CDS encoding flagellar basal body P-ring protein FlgI yields MKQAIALCACLMITLLSLPQTATAQTAVTQAEQAVQNRYLMDIVDVQGIRNNQLVGYGLVVGLDGTGDRTQVRFTSQSIVNMLKQFGVQIDGRTDPKLKNVAAVAVHANIPPLASPGQSIDITVSSLGDAKSLRGGTLLMTPMRAVDGEVYAVAQGNLVVGGISAQGRNGSSLTINVPTVGTIPNGALLEAEIHSNFNEGEHIVLNLRDPSFKTARNIERAVNDLFGPNVAEADSSAKVLVRAPQSNRERVTFMSILEELQIEQGRKSPRVVFNSRTGTVVMGGNVVVRKAAVSHGNLVVSIVESEFVSQPNAPFMGQGQGETVVGSDSDINIDTGNGHMFVWPEGIALNDIVRAVNSLGASPMDLMAILQALNEAGALEAELVVI; encoded by the coding sequence ATGAAACAAGCTATAGCGCTGTGCGCTTGCTTAATGATAACCCTGTTGTCATTGCCACAAACAGCGACCGCTCAAACTGCAGTCACACAAGCAGAGCAAGCGGTGCAAAACCGATACCTAATGGATATTGTTGACGTGCAAGGTATTCGTAACAACCAACTGGTTGGTTACGGTCTGGTGGTCGGCTTAGATGGCACCGGTGACCGCACCCAGGTGCGCTTTACCAGTCAATCGATTGTTAATATGCTGAAACAGTTCGGCGTGCAAATTGACGGCAGAACTGACCCAAAGCTTAAAAACGTCGCTGCGGTTGCTGTACATGCGAATATCCCGCCTTTAGCCAGTCCAGGGCAATCTATCGACATAACGGTATCTTCACTCGGTGATGCCAAGAGTTTACGTGGCGGCACCCTTTTAATGACGCCCATGCGCGCAGTTGATGGCGAGGTTTACGCCGTGGCTCAGGGTAACTTAGTGGTAGGCGGTATCTCCGCTCAAGGCCGTAACGGCTCTTCATTGACCATTAATGTTCCCACCGTTGGCACCATCCCTAATGGCGCCCTGCTAGAAGCTGAAATCCACAGTAACTTCAATGAGGGTGAGCATATTGTGCTTAACCTGCGCGACCCAAGCTTTAAAACCGCCCGTAATATTGAGCGGGCTGTAAATGACTTATTCGGCCCCAATGTTGCTGAGGCAGATAGCAGCGCTAAGGTATTGGTCAGAGCGCCACAATCAAATCGTGAACGGGTAACCTTCATGTCAATTTTAGAAGAATTACAAATTGAGCAAGGCCGTAAATCACCAAGGGTGGTGTTTAATAGCCGCACAGGCACTGTGGTCATGGGCGGTAATGTGGTGGTACGTAAAGCCGCCGTCAGTCACGGTAATTTAGTGGTGTCTATTGTTGAGAGTGAATTTGTCAGCCAGCCTAATGCGCCCTTTATGGGACAAGGCCAGGGTGAGACCGTAGTTGGCAGTGACAGTGACATTAATATTGATACCGGCAATGGCCACATGTTTGTTTGGCCTGAAGGCATTGCCCTTAACGACATTGTCCGTGCAGTGAATAGCTTAGGCGCCTCCCCAATGGACTTAATGGCCATATTACAAGCGCTCAATGAAGCGGGCGCCCTTGAAGCTGAATTAGTGGTGATCTAA
- the flgH gene encoding flagellar basal body L-ring protein FlgH, with translation MRHCWIAIALLLSGCAAHFPEPDTAPGKPEWAPPEIDYSLPDADNGSLYRQGYMLTLFKDKRAFREGDILTVSLDEKTYSSKRADTKTNKESSLSIAGQGSAGNSNIAGSGGADTGRSFNGTGSSTQQNQLTGSITVTVAKVLPNGALLIRGEKWLRLNQGDEYLRLLGLIRTDDIGNDNTISSQRIADARIIYGGQGAISDSNQMGWASRYFSSPWFPL, from the coding sequence ATGCGACATTGTTGGATTGCGATTGCACTGCTGCTGTCGGGCTGTGCAGCTCACTTCCCAGAGCCTGATACTGCCCCAGGTAAGCCTGAATGGGCGCCGCCAGAAATTGATTACAGTTTACCTGATGCAGATAACGGCAGCCTTTATCGTCAAGGCTATATGTTGACGTTATTCAAGGACAAGCGGGCGTTTCGTGAAGGCGATATTTTAACCGTATCACTGGATGAGAAAACCTACTCCAGTAAACGCGCTGACACCAAAACCAACAAAGAAAGCTCACTGTCCATTGCCGGACAAGGTTCTGCTGGAAACAGCAATATTGCTGGCAGTGGCGGTGCTGACACCGGCCGCTCATTTAATGGCACCGGTTCCAGTACCCAACAAAACCAATTAACCGGCTCTATTACCGTGACAGTGGCAAAAGTGCTGCCTAACGGCGCGCTGCTTATTCGCGGTGAAAAATGGTTACGATTAAATCAGGGCGATGAATACTTGCGCTTGCTAGGCCTTATTCGCACCGACGATATTGGCAATGACAATACCATTTCATCCCAACGTATTGCCGACGCCAGAATTATTTATGGCGGTCAGGGAGCGATTTCAGACAGTAATCAAATGGGCTGGGCATCGCGTTACTTTAGTAGCCCATGGTTCCCGTTATGA
- the flgG gene encoding flagellar basal-body rod protein FlgG produces MQSALWVSKTGLTAQDTKMTTIANNLANVNTTGFKRDRVAFNDLFYQVQRQPGGQVDEQNELPSGLQLGTGTRVASTQKVFTTGDMLTTGQQFDLAIQGQGFFQIEEVNGDLAYTRDGQFFRSSDGLMVTSQGLPLVPNIEIPDEALTITIASDGQVSAQMEGQAEAQELGQITLANFTNPAGLEARGDNLFRETGASGAAIEGVAGDQAIGQIRQGSLEGANVNVVEEMVSMISTQRAYEMNAKVVSSADDMLKFLNQAL; encoded by the coding sequence ATGCAGTCTGCATTATGGGTAAGTAAAACAGGCCTAACCGCCCAAGACACTAAAATGACCACCATTGCCAACAACCTGGCAAACGTTAACACCACAGGCTTCAAACGTGACCGAGTGGCATTTAATGACTTGTTCTATCAAGTGCAGCGCCAGCCTGGTGGTCAGGTCGATGAGCAAAATGAACTCCCTTCAGGGCTACAATTAGGTACAGGTACCCGCGTTGCCAGTACCCAAAAAGTCTTCACCACAGGTGACATGCTCACCACGGGTCAGCAATTTGATTTAGCGATTCAAGGCCAAGGTTTCTTTCAAATCGAAGAAGTTAATGGCGACTTAGCTTATACCCGTGACGGACAGTTTTTCCGTAGCAGCGATGGCTTAATGGTGACCTCCCAAGGCTTGCCTTTAGTGCCAAACATTGAAATCCCCGATGAAGCATTAACCATCACTATCGCCAGTGACGGTCAGGTATCAGCGCAAATGGAAGGCCAGGCTGAAGCCCAAGAGTTAGGTCAAATCACTCTAGCAAACTTCACTAACCCTGCAGGGTTAGAAGCTCGTGGCGATAACTTATTCCGTGAAACAGGGGCATCTGGTGCAGCAATTGAAGGGGTGGCAGGCGATCAGGCGATCGGTCAAATCCGTCAAGGCTCTCTTGAAGGCGCCAACGTCAATGTGGTTGAAGAAATGGTATCAATGATCTCTACTCAACGCGCTTATGAGATGAATGCCAAAGTGGTGTCGTCAGCTGATGACATGCTTAAATTCTTAAACCAGGCATTGTAA